The following nucleotide sequence is from Stigmatopora nigra isolate UIUO_SnigA chromosome 8, RoL_Snig_1.1, whole genome shotgun sequence.
TGGGTGCTTTTAAAGATAAAATCCATTACAGTAAGTAGTACATTGGTTTTAGGAGAAAAACGTTTTGGAAATGCATTTAATATTGGCCCGCGTGGAATGTAAATGATCGTTAAACAGCAATAGCTTAGAAAAAATAGTACCACCCttgacaaaaatatgcatgaaaaCCCCGTTCATGTCTTTTTATTTGCTCGTAACAGACAGAATTTGTCAAAGCGGTGGAGGTGCTAGCTCAGGATGCAACCACGGAACTCAACAACGTTTTCCTGCAGCTATTTGACTCGGCAAGTAGGGAAACGCTGACGTTACGTGACAAAGTGGGCGAGCTGGAGGGCCAGCTGAAGTCTGTGACGGACGACTTGGACAAATACAAATCGTGGAAGGACAGCGTGATGAATGGCTGCCCCGTACTCAACGAGGAGACTGGCTGGATCATGACTCTGAAGCCTTATGGAAAGTTGGTGGAAATGCCTGAGGGGTTGGTGAAAGAAGAACCTGTCGTCACGACAGAACCTGTTGTCACGACAGAACCTGTCGTGACGACAGCACCTGCCGACGGTTTGTTAACAAATCcactgtaaaaaagaaaaaaaaattctcaacaCTAACCAAAACGATCCGTATAGAAACATTCACTTTGGAGGAGATCGTTTTTGAAGATGTGGTGCCATCAACCAGTGCACACGGTAAGGTCATTTGACTTTTTGTAAGGACAGGAACGCTAAAACGTTGGCTATGATGGCCGATGTTTGATGGCCTCGTATAAGAATAATTTCCCCAACCCACAGAGACCATAGAGCCCGACGGCACGGCTCAGAAACCTATGCAAGCCGACGTCCAAAACAAGGCGTTTGAATGCGACGTATGCCAGAAAAGCTTCAACTATAAGGACCAGCTCCGAAAGCACATGTACACCCACAAGGAGCCTCAGAAATGCAGCCAGTGTTCCAAAACCTTCCGCAGCAGCGTTTCGCTGGAGCGTCACATGCTGCGCCACGAGGGCAAGTCACCTCGGACCTATCCGTGTCCGCACTGCGACAAGACCTTCAACAATGTGAAGCGGCTCAAGTCACACCAGATGGTCCATGAAATATCCTTGGGTAAGCGGCAAAATCTCAAATATAACCTATTACTGGAACTAGCATTCATCTCGCAACAGCGCCCCGTTGGCTTTGGTGGTCGGGTagtgtaattacagtttaaaatgattgcatttttaTCGGAAGTTTTTAATATTGCGGTGACAACACttatttcacaataattatcgttataattttatcgcccagctctgGGGAAAGTCACTGTCACATAATGATGTCTTTTTGCaattcttttttaaagaccaaATATTGTCAGGAAAGACCTTCATGTGCGAGACGTGTGGCGCTGGATTCGCGCATCGCCACAACCTCACGCGCCACATCCGCATCCACACGGGCGAGAGGCCATACAAGTGCCACATCTGCGGCGCCACCTTCCGGCAGGACAGGCTAAAGGCTCACATGCTGGTCCACGGCGCCACCAAGCCCTTCATGTGCGACATTTGCAGCAAGACCTTCCTATACAACTGGCAGTTGAAGAAACACCAGAAGGTGGCGCACCAGAACGGCGCAGATGCTGGCTCCCTGGTTCGGAGGCGGAGGGGCCGTCCGCGGGGACGCACAAATCACAATGTTATTGTCAAACGTGACAGGTGAGGATCACAGTTCTTCTATTTTTGGGGTTGGATCTTGCCCTAATCTAAAACTGATTCTAATTACTGTTATCttgaaaataggaaaaatacagtagtacctttTCAGACGAAGTTCATGTGTCAAtttttctcatagaaatgaacgAAATACACATTAAttcaatgaattaaatgacatgCTTTTCTTTCTTGAACTCTTTGAACAACAGAAGCACAGTGGACACGACCAAGTTCACCTGCCAGACGTGCAAGCGCAAGTTCAACACGGAGGCGGGGCTCCAAAAACACGAGCAGGTCCACACGGGCGACGCCCCCTTCGCCTGCGAGACCTGCGGCAAGGCTTTCCTCTACAAGGCCACCTTCAACTACCACCTGCGCACGCACACCGGCGAGCGTCCGTACGCCTGCGAGGTGTGCGGGAAGACCTTCATCGTCCGCCAGGTGCTGGAGACGCATCGGCTGCAGCACACGGGCGAGAAGCCGCACACCTGCGAGCACTGCGGCAAGGCCTTCCGCGTCTACGCCAACTACCGGCTGCACCTCCGGATCCACACGGGCGAGAAGCCGTACCAGTGCGAGGTGTGCGGCGTCCGATTCCGTCAGCTCGGACACGTCAAGTACCACATGAAAGTGCACACGGGCGAGCAACTGTACTCTTGCGCCACCTGCGGACTTAGCTTTTCCAACGCCAAACGACTGAAGAGACACACATGCACTGTCCCGACCTGGTGACGCGGCTAACGTCTTGACTCGCGTGGAGCGCCTGAAATCAGCACTTTCGGGAATTTGCCGCATTATAAACAAACGAACGCACGCCTCGCACGACTGACCCTAGATGGGAAAATGAAATCTTAGTATTTAAATAAGCAAATTACAaattgttttaacaaaaaaaatgtgcggGCATTATGTGATGTCAGTTCTACCCACGCGCAGACACTGATCAATTTTGGAGCTGGAGTGCTTAATAATGGGTATTGACATCAGAGGGAAGGGTGGGAAATATAGGAATACTtgtgtgattggttaaaataaTAGCATTGAACAAATGTATGCCTGGTGTATGGTGAAGTTAGTAATtgcctattaaaaacattttttat
It contains:
- the LOC144200871 gene encoding uncharacterized protein LOC144200871, which codes for MGDFGERAAAILEQMANQVVFEMSKNNVSSDMTQIITTSDGGNIVTLSQDLTEFVKAVEVLAQDATTELNNVFLQLFDSASRETLTLRDKVGELEGQLKSVTDDLDKYKSWKDSVMNGCPVLNEETGWIMTLKPYGKLVEMPEGLVKEEPVVTTEPVVTTEPVVTTAPADETFTLEEIVFEDVVPSTSAHETIEPDGTAQKPMQADVQNKAFECDVCQKSFNYKDQLRKHMYTHKEPQKCSQCSKTFRSSVSLERHMLRHEGKSPRTYPCPHCDKTFNNVKRLKSHQMVHEISLDQILSGKTFMCETCGAGFAHRHNLTRHIRIHTGERPYKCHICGATFRQDRLKAHMLVHGATKPFMCDICSKTFLYNWQLKKHQKVAHQNGADAGSLVRRRRGRPRGRTNHNVIVKRDRSTVDTTKFTCQTCKRKFNTEAGLQKHEQVHTGDAPFACETCGKAFLYKATFNYHLRTHTGERPYACEVCGKTFIVRQVLETHRLQHTGEKPHTCEHCGKAFRVYANYRLHLRIHTGEKPYQCEVCGVRFRQLGHVKYHMKVHTGEQLYSCATCGLSFSNAKRLKRHTCTVPTW